From the Roseateles sp. XES5 genome, one window contains:
- a CDS encoding murein L,D-transpeptidase family protein yields the protein MFALRHRPSSETARRLSLFARLAAATVAGGLLAGCMAMDVASLAETPQLSNKVKAEMSKKKMRPESPVLVRIFKQESELEVWKVDASGRYALFKTYPMCRWSGKLGPKTKSGDRQAPEGFYHVSAGMLNPNSQYYVSFNLGYPNRLESALGYTGEALMVHGACSSSGCYAMTDQGVGEIYAIVQKALEGGQERFQVQAYPFRMTTQNMASHKGDPNMPFWRTLKEGYDAFAFTRTQPKVSVCSGRYVFNKEFAGGEPSDPLAQCPATADGTQNDLVAKIGAEQKKLDAAFAGATPVSSFAYVDGGMHPSFRTLLKQEGAKGMAARISRTKYPVSRPEAALADPYDD from the coding sequence ATGTTTGCGCTTCGCCATCGTCCTTCTTCCGAAACCGCCCGTCGTCTGTCGCTTTTCGCGCGCCTTGCCGCCGCCACGGTCGCCGGCGGCCTGCTTGCCGGCTGCATGGCGATGGATGTCGCCTCGCTCGCCGAGACGCCGCAGCTTTCCAACAAGGTGAAGGCGGAGATGTCGAAGAAGAAGATGCGGCCGGAAAGCCCCGTGCTGGTGCGCATCTTCAAGCAGGAAAGCGAGCTGGAGGTCTGGAAGGTCGACGCGAGCGGCAGATATGCGCTGTTCAAGACCTATCCGATGTGCCGCTGGTCCGGGAAGCTCGGCCCAAAGACGAAGAGCGGCGACCGCCAGGCGCCGGAAGGCTTCTACCATGTCTCCGCCGGCATGCTGAACCCGAACTCGCAATATTACGTCTCCTTCAACCTCGGTTATCCGAACCGGCTGGAATCGGCGCTCGGCTATACGGGCGAGGCGCTGATGGTGCATGGCGCCTGTTCGTCGTCGGGCTGCTACGCCATGACCGACCAGGGCGTCGGCGAAATCTACGCCATCGTGCAGAAGGCGCTGGAAGGCGGGCAGGAGCGCTTCCAGGTGCAGGCCTATCCCTTCCGCATGACCACCCAGAACATGGCGAGCCACAAGGGCGATCCGAACATGCCCTTCTGGCGCACGCTGAAGGAGGGCTACGACGCCTTCGCCTTCACGCGCACGCAGCCGAAGGTTTCCGTCTGCAGCGGCCGCTACGTCTTCAACAAGGAGTTTGCCGGCGGTGAGCCGAGCGATCCGCTGGCGCAATGCCCGGCGACAGCCGACGGCACGCAAAATGATCTGGTCGCGAAGATCGGTGCGGAACAAAAGAAGCTGGATGCGGCTTTTGCCGGCGCCACACCGGTTTCCAGCTTCGCCTATGTGGACGGCGGCATGCATCCGAGCTTCCGCACGCTCCTGAAGCAGGAGGGCGCGAAGGGCATGGCCGCCCGCATCTCGCGCACGAAATATCCGGTCAGCCGGCCCGAAGCCGCGCTTGCCGACCCCTATGACGATTGA